The region CCCGGCGTCGATGTTCAGCATTATGCTTTCACACTCACGTTAAGCGACTCAACGAACCAGATCAAAGGCGAAACTACCATCCGGTTCACCCGCTCCGACGACCGGCAAACGGTCTGGTTTGACCTCATCAGCCCGCGCGATTCGTCGGAGACCGGCATGCGTGTGCGTTCGGTAAGCCTGTCGGATGGGAAAGCGGTACCTTTCAGCCAGCGCAACGACCGTGTCTTTATCAACCTGCCAGCCGCGCCCAATCAGGTAACGGACGTGGTTATCCGATACGATGGAACGCCCGCCCGAGGGCTTATTATCAGCCAGAATAAATTCGGTGAGCGGACGTTCTTCGGCGACAACTGGCCCAATAACGCCCGAAATTATCTGCCCGTCGTAGACCATCCGTCCGATAAGGCGACCTGCTCCTTCGCCGTCAATGCCCCCGCTACGTATCGTGTCATCTCTAACGGAAAACTTCAAAGCGAAAGTAACCTGCCTGGAGGTCGTAAGCTGACCCGCTGGCAGGAAAATACGCCCATTCCGACGAAGGTGATGGTGATTGGCGCGGCTAAATTTGCCGTGGAAGAGGTCGGCTCCGTAAGTGGGGTTCCCGTGCAAAGCTGGCTCTACCCGAACGATAGCCAGAAAGGCTTTGTCGACTATCGACCGGCCAAAGAAATCTTGCAATATTTTATCAATAAGGTCGGGCCGTATTCATACGAGAAACTGGCCAATGTAGAATCGACCACGATTTTCGGCGGAATGGAAAACGCCAGTTGTATTTTCTATAATGAAAAGATCATTGTTGGGAAAAAAGACTCCGACGTGGAGGCATTGCTTGCCCACGAAATCGCGCACCAGTGGTTTGGCAACTCCGCCACCGAAGCCGACTGGTCGCAGTTGTGGCTGAGCGAGGGGTTTGCTACCTATTTCTCGGCGCTCTACCTCGAACACGCCTACGGAAAAGACACCCTCAACGCGGTGATGAACCAGAATAAAGGGCAAATCTTCCGTTTCTCGGCGCTGAAACCCAAAGGCACTATTGTAGACTCGATGGCGTCGAACCTGATGGACCTGCTAAATCCGAACTCTTACCAGAAAGGCGGTTGGGTGCTGCATATGCTCCGTCACGAACTCGGCGACGAGGTATTCTGGAAAGGCATCCGGGCGTATTACGAGAAGTACCGAAACGCCAACGCCCAAAGCAGCGATTTGCAGGCCGTAATGGAAAGCGTATCGGGGAAGAAACTGGGCCAGTTTTTCCAGCAGTGGCTCCACCAGCCCGGCTACCCCGAAGTGGTTTGGGGCTCAAAATACGATGCGGCAAAAAAGGCGTTGGTCATTGATGTCCGGCAGGCACAACGGACGGGCGTGGTTTTTGCCATACCACTCACGTTCAGTATCCGGGGCGCCAACGGCCGCGAAATCAGCCGCACCGCCCGCCTGAGTATGACGGAACAAAACCAGACGTTTACGGTGCCCTTAAGCACTAAACCCGTCTCGGTTGTAATCGACCCCGACAATACCGTACTGATGCGGGCCGTCGAAATGGGGAAGTAAATTAGTATCTTTCATGTACCAAACAGCCTCTGGCTGTTTGTGGCTATTTACGACAAACAGCTAGAAGCTGTTTGGTACCATACACGAACCATGCTCAAGCGCGTATCTATCCAGAATTTCAAGAGCCTGAAAGACGTCACGCTCGACCTACAAAAAGTCAATTTGTTAATTGGCCCGAACAACTCGGGCAAGACGAATTTTTTGAAGGCGCTGGAGTTTTTCGACTATGCAGTTTTAGGAGACTCATTCACAGCTGAGCAACGATCCCGCGATTTTCGATTTATGCGATCGGCTGATTTTTTATCTATTGGGTTGGCCTTTCAAAGACAAGATGAAGAGTTGTTATTCTTACGTGAAATTGTTTTTTCTAATACACAACCTGGTGTAATTGACACAAAATCATCTCAACTAATAACAAAGGACGGTATTGAGATCGCAAAGAACGATCAGGGCTATCTTGATAATCCGTTTTTACGCAGGCAGCTTAGTTCATTAAGGATTTATCGCCCCGACCCCAATAAACTTACTCAACCCGGCCCTGTAGGTACTGGTGCCGAAATGGTAAGCGCTGATGCGTCAAACCTGATTGGTTTTTTAGATAGAATGCTAGGTAATAAATACAGAAAATCTGTTTTCAACCGCATCGAAACTGATTTACAGACCTGCGTTCCTGAATTTGATGAGATTAACATAGACGACGAATCTCCAACAGAAGAGTTAAAACGACTCTTTCCAAACAATTCATTCAAAAGGCTTGGCCTAACCAACAGCAAGCAAGACATAACCTATTGGGCCGATGAGCTTTCCGAAGGAACTCTCTACTTCCTCGCCCTTCTCTGCATCATCAACCAGCCCAATCCGCCCAAGCTTCTCCTTCTTGAAGAACCTGAAAAGGGTATTCATCCACGGCGGATTTTTGAGGTTATACAATTCATTTTCAGACTGGCAGAAGAAAAGGATATTCAAGTCATTCTGACGACACATAGCCCGCTTGTGGTTGATATGTTCAAAGACATGCCAGAGTCCGTATTCATTTTTGATAAAGATGATGAAGGAGCTACTCGTGTCAAGAATCTACAACGTGATGTTATAGAGCCTGAAACGGTAAAAAGCGAAGAGCTAGGCATCGAGCCTCCACACTATACCGATTCGTTGGGTGATGCCTGGACAGTTGGCTTTTTGGGAGGAGTGCCTAAATGAGCCGGATTATTACGTATGGGTTTTTCGGTGAGGATAAAGCCATCCATAACTTTTTAGATAAGTACCTCCAGCAGGAATACCCTGATACATTCATTGAAGACGAGGATGAGCGTTGGCAATTCAAAGCTGAAAATGGTCATCAGGTAGACATATTGTTGCCTGATGCCCTAAGAAAACGATCTATATTGAAGCTAGACATATTATTTGTTGGACGCGATATTGATACGGGGCATAAATCAGATATCAAAACACGGCAGGAGTGGTACGAACAGAAATGTAAAGGGCACCCCGTTGTACTAATACTGCCGGTGCAATGCATCGAATACTGGCTTTGGTATATCAAACGGCGTAGTGAAGAGCCTGGAAAAAATACACCGCTTGAATCTTATCCACGCCCGGAAGCTAAGCGAGCAATTTATGGAGATACCAAGGTCGTGAGTAAGCAAATTCTTTTAGCCGATGATATTCTAGCCAGTTTCGACGCTTCCTGGCTGGAACAACGCTCTGACAGCTTCAAGCATTTTCATAGTCAGGTGAAAACCTTCATTAATAAACCGGTTTAGCTTACCTCAAACACAAAGCGCCACGATCTCACGACCGTGGCGCTTTGTATAAATACCCCTTGTTTAGTTCAGCGCAATGGTGCGCGTTACCAACGTGACCGCTGGTGTGGTCAATGTAATTGGGTGCGTTGATACGTCGCTGCCCGATGCAATTTCAACCGTATAGGCACCATCTTTCAGGTCCGACAGGTCGAACTGAAAGTGGAAATTCCCCTGTTTTTTACCGACCGACTGTTTTCCCAGTACCACGCCATCAGATGATTTAAAGGAAATCGTCATAGGCTGTCCGGGTGTGCGTTCCACGTAAACGTTCAGTTTGGACGGAATGGCGGAGGGGAAAATGGCCGCTTTGTACGAGTTTGTCGTGACCGTTGGATTCGCTGTTGCGGTTGGGTGCGTTGTAGCCGCTGAGGCAAGGGTGGCGGTGCTTAAAAGCAGCGCAGCGAGTAAAGATTGAGCTAACGTTTTCATGATGTTTATGTATTTGTTGTTGGTTATAAAAGAAGAACGGGTCAAAGGTATAGTGCTATAAACCCTTCATGAATAGACAGTTGGCTGAACACGCGGAAACACAGGCTGAACTGATAGAAACTGGCAACGAACTGATGGGCGAGGGTGACCGACATCTTAACCTTAGGGAGTGGTCAAACGAACTATGGGCTTCCGGCGTTTACTGGTAAACCACAGACTGCATCGTTACAAGCTGGCCTGCATGGCCCTTCGCCAACATGAACTACTATAATTCTATCATCGACACCATCGGCAACACGCCCCTGGTGAAGCTTAATAAAGTCACGAAAGGGATTCGGGGAACGATACTGGCAAAGGTCGAATACTTCAACCCCGGCAACTCGGTGAAAGACCGCATCGCCATACGGATGATCGAAGACGCCGAAGCGCGGGGCGTACTTAAACCCGGTGGCACCATCATCGAGGGTACCAGTGGCAACACCGGTATGGGCCTGGCACTGGCGGCTATCGGCAAAGGCTATAAATGCATTTTTACGATGGCCGACAAGCAGTCACAGGAGAAGATCGACATTTTGCGGGCGGTGGGCGCTGAGGTAGTCGTTTGCCCCACGAACGTCGCCCCCGATGACCCGCGCTCGTATTATTCCGTTGCTAAAAAACTGAACCGCGACATTCCCAATTCGCTCTACCCAAACCAGTACGATAACCTCGCCAACACAGCCGCGCATTACGAGACCACCGGCCCCGAAATCTGGCGCGATACCGATGGGAAAATCACGCACTTTGCCGCCGGGGTCGGTACGGGTGGGACCATTTGCGGTACCTCAAAATTCCTGAAAGAACAAAACCCGAACCTGATTTCGCTGGGACTGGATACGTACGGGTCGGTATTCAAAAAATACAAAGAAACCGGCCAGTTCGACGAGGGCGAGATTTACCCCTACCTGACCGAAGGTATTGGCGAAGATATTCTCCCGCAGAATGTGGACTTCAGCGTGATCGACTTTTTCGAGAAAGTGACCGATAAGGACGCGGCCATCATGACCCGTCGATTAGCTCGTGAAGAGGGGTTATTTGTCGGCTGGTCGTGCGGTACGGCTGTGCACGGTGCGCTGGAATGGGCCAAACAGCATCTTACCGACGACGATGTAATGGTGATTTTGCTACCCGACCACGGCACGCGCTACTTGGCCAAAATTTACAACGATACCTGGATGAAAGACCACGGCTTTCTGGAAGACCGTGCTTTCAAAACCGCCCGCGACATCGTTCACAACAAAAGCGGTCAGTCGCAGTTAACGACCATTGGCGTAGGCGTGTCGGTGAGCCAGGCAATTCAGATATTGAACCGCTACGGGATTTCACAGATTCCGGTAACGGACGAGAATGGCCACATTGTCGGTAGCCTGACCGACTCGACGGTACTGAACCGGCTCATTGACGACCCCGCTGTGAAAGATCATCCGGTAAGTGAAGTGATGGACAAGCCGTTCAAATTTGTGGGGCTGGACAACACTATCGACGCCCTATCGTCGCTGATTGATCGGGATAACAAAGCGTTACTGGTCCGCGACGAGCGTGAACAGGTGCACATTATCACGCAAGCCGATTTGCTGGCAGCCATGACGAGTTAATGGATAATGTGAAATGAATAATGTACAATGGGTTATGCGAACTGTTTGTCTTTGCCGACTCGTTTCGTTATACATTAAACATTGTACATTATCCATTACACATTACCGCCTATTATCTCCGCCTTCAATCATGCTCAGGTAGCTCATATAGCGGCTTTCGGCGATTTCTTCTTCGGCAACGGCCTCTTTGATGGCGCAGCCGGGTTCGTTGATGTGCAGGCAGTTGTTGAAGCGACACTGGTTCAGACGGTCGCGCATTTCGGGGAAGTAGTGGCCGATTTCGGTCTTTGAAGTGTCCATCAAACCCAATTCCTTGATACCCGGTGTATCGATGATAAACGTATTGGGAGAGAGTTCGAACATTTCGGCGAAGGTCGTCGTGTGAACACCTTTGTTGGCGAAGGACGACACCTCGTTGGTGCGCAGATTCAGACCTGGGGCGATGGCGTTAACGAGCGACGACTTGCCAACGCCCGAGTGCCCGGCCACCAGCGTTACTTTCTGATCGAGTAATTCGCGAAAAGCTTCCACACCTACGCCTTCAGTAGCCGATGTAGACAGGCAGTTATAGCCGATGCGCTCATACAGGTCGATAATTTCCTGCTGAAAGGCCAGTCCTTCTTCGTTCAGAATATCGATTTTATTGAAGACAATGGTCGTTGGAATACGGAACGATTCGGCTGATACCAGAAACCGGTCGATGAATCCCGCTGATGTACGAGGCATGGCCAGCGTTGCCAGCAAGACGGCCTGGTCGATATTAGCTGCCAGAATGTGCCCATGAGCCGTTTTGTGAACCGACTGCCGGATGATGTAATTGTCGCGGGGCGAAATATCGGTGATGATGGCCGTGTTTTCGGCTTCATCTTCCACGTCAAATACCACCCGGTCGCCCACGGCAATTGGGTTGGTGACCTTCAGGCCTTTGAGTTTGAATTTCCCTTTCAGCCGACCCTGAAAAATATGTCCGTCTGGGTTACGAATCTCGTACCAGGAGCCGGTTGACCGTATGACTAAGCCGTTTTGCAATTTTTAAAAAGTGAAAAAGTGAAAGAGTGAAAGAGTGAAAGAGCGGTTCGCCGTAGGGGAAAGAATGACTAGCATTAACGCTCGCTGCACCATGGCGGATCGCTCTTTCACTCTTTCGCTCTTTCGCTCTTTAGTTTCTTTACAACCTCCATAACCTTCGCCGTTGCGCCA is a window of Spirosoma linguale DSM 74 DNA encoding:
- a CDS encoding Peptidase M1 membrane alanine aminopeptidase (PFAM: Peptidase M1 membrane alanine aminopeptidase~KEGG: mxa:MXAN_0644 M1 family peptidase), which translates into the protein MKEPKKGFLAGLLLLAAVTITRAQLPIGYAARYAQPGVDVQHYAFTLTLSDSTNQIKGETTIRFTRSDDRQTVWFDLISPRDSSETGMRVRSVSLSDGKAVPFSQRNDRVFINLPAAPNQVTDVVIRYDGTPARGLIISQNKFGERTFFGDNWPNNARNYLPVVDHPSDKATCSFAVNAPATYRVISNGKLQSESNLPGGRKLTRWQENTPIPTKVMVIGAAKFAVEEVGSVSGVPVQSWLYPNDSQKGFVDYRPAKEILQYFINKVGPYSYEKLANVESTTIFGGMENASCIFYNEKIIVGKKDSDVEALLAHEIAHQWFGNSATEADWSQLWLSEGFATYFSALYLEHAYGKDTLNAVMNQNKGQIFRFSALKPKGTIVDSMASNLMDLLNPNSYQKGGWVLHMLRHELGDEVFWKGIRAYYEKYRNANAQSSDLQAVMESVSGKKLGQFFQQWLHQPGYPEVVWGSKYDAAKKALVIDVRQAQRTGVVFAIPLTFSIRGANGREISRTARLSMTEQNQTFTVPLSTKPVSVVIDPDNTVLMRAVEMGK
- a CDS encoding SMC domain protein (PFAM: SMC domain protein~KEGG: hch:HCH_03469 ATPase), giving the protein MLKRVSIQNFKSLKDVTLDLQKVNLLIGPNNSGKTNFLKALEFFDYAVLGDSFTAEQRSRDFRFMRSADFLSIGLAFQRQDEELLFLREIVFSNTQPGVIDTKSSQLITKDGIEIAKNDQGYLDNPFLRRQLSSLRIYRPDPNKLTQPGPVGTGAEMVSADASNLIGFLDRMLGNKYRKSVFNRIETDLQTCVPEFDEINIDDESPTEELKRLFPNNSFKRLGLTNSKQDITYWADELSEGTLYFLALLCIINQPNPPKLLLLEEPEKGIHPRRIFEVIQFIFRLAEEKDIQVILTTHSPLVVDMFKDMPESVFIFDKDDEGATRVKNLQRDVIEPETVKSEELGIEPPHYTDSLGDAWTVGFLGGVPK
- a CDS encoding nucleoporin, Nup153 (KEGG: nucleoporin, Nup153) encodes the protein MKTLAQSLLAALLLSTATLASAATTHPTATANPTVTTNSYKAAIFPSAIPSKLNVYVERTPGQPMTISFKSSDGVVLGKQSVGKKQGNFHFQFDLSDLKDGAYTVEIASGSDVSTHPITLTTPAVTLVTRTIALN
- a CDS encoding cystathionine beta-synthase (KEGG: mxa:MXAN_2041 putative cystathionine beta- synthase~TIGRFAM: cystathionine beta-synthase~PFAM: Pyridoxal-5'-phosphate-dependent protein beta subunit; CBS domain containing protein~SMART: CBS domain containing protein) produces the protein MNYYNSIIDTIGNTPLVKLNKVTKGIRGTILAKVEYFNPGNSVKDRIAIRMIEDAEARGVLKPGGTIIEGTSGNTGMGLALAAIGKGYKCIFTMADKQSQEKIDILRAVGAEVVVCPTNVAPDDPRSYYSVAKKLNRDIPNSLYPNQYDNLANTAAHYETTGPEIWRDTDGKITHFAAGVGTGGTICGTSKFLKEQNPNLISLGLDTYGSVFKKYKETGQFDEGEIYPYLTEGIGEDILPQNVDFSVIDFFEKVTDKDAAIMTRRLAREEGLFVGWSCGTAVHGALEWAKQHLTDDDVMVILLPDHGTRYLAKIYNDTWMKDHGFLEDRAFKTARDIVHNKSGQSQLTTIGVGVSVSQAIQILNRYGISQIPVTDENGHIVGSLTDSTVLNRLIDDPAVKDHPVSEVMDKPFKFVGLDNTIDALSSLIDRDNKALLVRDEREQVHIITQADLLAAMTS
- a CDS encoding ribosome small subunit-dependent GTPase A (TIGRFAM: ribosome small subunit-dependent GTPase A~PFAM: GTPase EngC~KEGG: hypothetical protein ; K06949 ribosome biogenesis GTPase), with amino-acid sequence MQNGLVIRSTGSWYEIRNPDGHIFQGRLKGKFKLKGLKVTNPIAVGDRVVFDVEDEAENTAIITDISPRDNYIIRQSVHKTAHGHILAANIDQAVLLATLAMPRTSAGFIDRFLVSAESFRIPTTIVFNKIDILNEEGLAFQQEIIDLYERIGYNCLSTSATEGVGVEAFRELLDQKVTLVAGHSGVGKSSLVNAIAPGLNLRTNEVSSFANKGVHTTTFAEMFELSPNTFIIDTPGIKELGLMDTSKTEIGHYFPEMRDRLNQCRFNNCLHINEPGCAIKEAVAEEEIAESRYMSYLSMIEGGDNRR